In one window of Desulfovibrio sp. DNA:
- a CDS encoding aspartate kinase — protein sequence MKILVQKFGGTSVARLECMKQVREKVLHGLAQGNKVIAVLSARSGETNHLLALADEWSGTPDKAECDALVATGEQVSISLFTMLLKDAGIRARSLLGWQIPITTDEDFGRARIRSINSKALYAFLEDYDVLVVAGFQGCTEDGRITTLGRGGSDTSAVALAAALGSVECEIYTDVDGVYTTDPNICSTARKMDRVAYEEMLEMASMGAKVLHIRSVEFAKKYKVPVRVRSTFSSDPGTLVTQEDSSMEAVLVSGIAYDKDQARVTMRDLPDVPGMAAAVFGPLSEKGILVDMIVQNTSLDGHTDITFTISRKDLQQTLAVMKEVAEKTGASEVLHDVSVAKVSAIGVGMRNHSGVAARTFAALTQEGINILMISTSEIKITILIQEKYVELAVRILHDTFGLDWDIG from the coding sequence ATGAAAATTTTAGTACAAAAGTTCGGCGGCACCTCTGTGGCCAGACTTGAGTGCATGAAGCAGGTGCGGGAAAAAGTTCTGCACGGCCTCGCTCAAGGCAACAAGGTTATAGCCGTATTGTCAGCCAGGTCTGGCGAAACCAATCACCTTTTAGCGCTTGCCGATGAATGGTCGGGCACGCCGGACAAAGCCGAATGCGACGCGCTTGTGGCCACAGGCGAACAGGTTTCCATCAGCCTGTTTACCATGCTGCTCAAGGATGCGGGAATTCGTGCCAGATCCCTGCTGGGCTGGCAGATACCCATTACCACTGACGAAGACTTCGGCCGCGCGCGTATCCGCTCCATAAACAGCAAAGCTCTGTACGCTTTTCTGGAAGACTACGATGTGCTTGTGGTGGCGGGTTTTCAGGGTTGCACTGAAGACGGCCGCATAACCACCCTCGGTCGCGGCGGATCCGACACTTCGGCTGTGGCTTTGGCTGCGGCTCTGGGATCAGTCGAATGCGAAATTTATACAGATGTTGACGGCGTCTATACCACTGACCCCAACATCTGCTCAACCGCCCGTAAAATGGACCGCGTCGCCTATGAAGAAATGCTGGAAATGGCCAGCATGGGGGCCAAGGTTCTGCACATACGTTCGGTGGAATTTGCCAAAAAATACAAAGTTCCCGTGCGGGTGCGCTCCACATTCAGCAGTGATCCCGGCACCCTTGTTACTCAGGAGGATTCCAGCATGGAAGCCGTTCTTGTTTCCGGCATTGCCTATGATAAAGATCAAGCCCGCGTAACCATGCGCGATCTGCCCGATGTACCTGGAATGGCCGCTGCCGTGTTCGGGCCGCTCTCTGAAAAAGGCATTCTGGTCGACATGATTGTTCAGAACACCAGCCTGGACGGTCATACGGACATCACCTTCACCATTTCGCGCAAAGATCTGCAGCAAACTCTGGCGGTGATGAAAGAAGTTGCCGAAAAAACCGGCGCATCCGAAGTTCTGCACGATGTGAGCGTGGCCAAGGTTTCGGCCATTGGTGTTGGCATGCGCAACCATTCCGGCGTCGCGGCCCGCACATTTGCCGCCCTTACGCAGGAAGGCATCAATATTCTTATGATCAGCACTTCCGAAATCAAGATCACCATTTTGATTCAGGAAAAGTACGTTGAGCTGGCAGTACGCATACTGCACGACACTTTCGGCCTTGACTGGGATATCGGCTAG
- a CDS encoding DUF4139 domain-containing protein encodes MSTGGAWAVPGKIATTAPTSPVSVILSPSGGQVQVEETLPVVMNDDMGVLSFVLPGGAEDLQINVPGHVIARWTTFPQVLERKGHLAAMREDLTKEINEVNGRLAALKAQLALWQSPPVSSSYQDLVQREKRQEGAIPGLIIEQANLVSHLETLRQQLDQLPLSPEMGQRVTIALRKPIKDKNLKVTYSYQLQNCGWRPVYSFDAKTGNGKSNETAVRLMAEIWQLSGIDWQNAQITLISRGEGPREPAKLRKWVVDSQATPAPMPTPVARQAASRAMMMTAESDAASVAPPVVHDSSAVFARWSLAVRGLPEGRSRLLIVEDMWKTSLQWLARPTTGDSRVWLMGKYTLPAEQSWPDGSAEFCVDGQGVGQGFFTPRGGEATLYFGPDPRVHINVIVNSRRRGESGFLEKSRTWTWAWTYVLSNTHKNPVSVRLERPMPMIVDQGVTVTYNDAPTSQQVPDEQMLLWNVDVPADGKAEVKHSVTITSSKEIPMISDIP; translated from the coding sequence CCGACAAGTCCGGTTTCCGTCATTCTCTCGCCTTCTGGCGGCCAGGTTCAGGTTGAAGAAACCCTGCCCGTTGTCATGAATGATGATATGGGCGTTTTAAGCTTTGTGCTGCCGGGCGGTGCTGAAGATCTGCAGATCAATGTGCCGGGGCACGTCATCGCCCGTTGGACGACCTTTCCCCAGGTTCTGGAGCGTAAGGGACATCTCGCCGCCATGCGCGAAGACCTGACAAAAGAGATTAACGAAGTCAACGGCAGGCTGGCAGCACTCAAGGCCCAGTTGGCGCTGTGGCAAAGCCCGCCTGTCAGCAGTTCCTACCAGGACCTTGTGCAGAGAGAAAAACGGCAGGAGGGAGCAATTCCCGGCCTGATCATCGAGCAGGCGAATCTTGTGAGCCATCTGGAAACGCTGCGTCAGCAACTGGACCAGTTGCCCCTGAGTCCGGAGATGGGACAGCGCGTCACCATAGCTCTGCGCAAACCCATCAAGGATAAAAATCTGAAAGTAACCTACAGCTATCAATTGCAAAATTGTGGCTGGCGGCCTGTATATTCTTTTGACGCAAAAACCGGCAATGGCAAGAGCAATGAAACCGCGGTTCGCCTGATGGCTGAAATCTGGCAACTTTCTGGCATTGATTGGCAAAACGCCCAGATTACCCTTATTTCCAGAGGTGAAGGGCCGCGCGAACCTGCAAAGCTGAGAAAGTGGGTCGTCGATTCACAGGCCACGCCTGCTCCCATGCCTACTCCAGTGGCACGTCAGGCCGCCAGCCGGGCCATGATGATGACGGCTGAATCTGACGCGGCCTCTGTGGCACCTCCTGTGGTGCATGACAGCAGCGCCGTGTTCGCCCGCTGGAGCCTTGCCGTGCGCGGCCTGCCCGAGGGGCGCTCCCGTCTGCTCATTGTTGAAGATATGTGGAAAACCTCCCTGCAATGGCTGGCCCGCCCCACCACAGGCGACAGTCGCGTGTGGCTCATGGGCAAGTATACTCTGCCGGCAGAGCAGTCCTGGCCTGATGGTTCCGCAGAGTTTTGCGTGGATGGCCAGGGCGTCGGCCAGGGCTTCTTCACCCCGCGTGGGGGAGAAGCAACCCTGTATTTCGGGCCTGACCCGCGCGTCCACATAAACGTCATTGTGAACAGCAGACGTCGCGGCGAAAGCGGCTTCCTCGAAAAGAGCCGCACGTGGACCTGGGCCTGGACGTACGTGCTGAGCAATACGCACAAGAATCCTGTCAGCGTCCGTCTTGAGCGGCCCATGCCGATGATAGTTGATCAGGGCGTCACGGTTACCTACAACGACGCACCGACCTCACAGCAGGTGCCGGATGAGCAGATGCTGCTTTGGAATGTTGATGTACCCGCCGATGGCAAGGCCGAGGTCAAGCATTCCGTGACCATAACTTCATCCAAAGAAATACCGATGATCAGTGATATTCCCTAA
- a CDS encoding HD-GYP domain-containing protein — protein sequence MDPVKIIITELKPGMFIVNPGISWLRAPLLYMQEGLITSQEEIDTIVRQGFAEAYHDPSRFRQMDSFAKDPDADHPGGLANGDDDFSDWPDPRTSLVSLDEEMPQAKAIYSDSFEHVKSLMQAAQGGAIDVAASQPYVESIVNSLNRNVDALISLSKLKSSDEYTYTHSVNVTIFAVAYAHYLGLSEDNLHLVGMSSLLHDFGKAFVPQEILNAPRRLLPNEQEIMQSHVLLGYNHLKKVENVRPEVLQGVVQHHERHNGTGYPYGLSGKKNRHLWPHSFRERQLRRPFSPKSV from the coding sequence ATGGATCCAGTAAAAATAATTATTACTGAGCTCAAGCCAGGGATGTTTATTGTTAATCCGGGTATTTCCTGGCTTAGAGCTCCCCTTTTGTATATGCAAGAGGGGCTTATTACTTCGCAGGAAGAAATAGATACTATCGTCAGGCAGGGTTTTGCAGAAGCGTACCATGACCCCAGCCGTTTCCGTCAAATGGACAGCTTTGCAAAAGACCCCGATGCTGACCATCCGGGCGGTTTGGCAAACGGTGATGATGACTTTTCGGACTGGCCCGATCCCCGCACCTCACTGGTTTCTCTGGATGAGGAGATGCCTCAGGCCAAAGCCATCTATTCGGATTCTTTCGAGCATGTTAAAAGCCTGATGCAGGCCGCTCAGGGCGGCGCCATAGACGTTGCGGCATCCCAGCCATATGTGGAGTCCATTGTCAACAGTCTCAACCGCAATGTTGACGCGCTCATCTCCTTGTCAAAGCTTAAAAGCTCGGACGAATACACCTACACGCACTCGGTTAATGTAACCATTTTCGCTGTTGCGTACGCCCATTATCTCGGACTATCAGAAGACAACCTGCATCTTGTTGGCATGTCCAGTCTTTTACATGACTTTGGCAAAGCTTTTGTGCCACAGGAAATTCTCAACGCACCACGTCGGCTTCTACCCAACGAGCAGGAGATCATGCAGTCTCATGTGCTGCTTGGTTACAATCATCTCAAAAAGGTCGAAAACGTGCGGCCTGAAGTTCTGCAGGGTGTCGTGCAGCATCATGAACGGCACAATGGCACAGGCTATCCGTATGGTCTGTCCGGAAAAAAAAATAGGCATTTATGGCCGCATTCTTTCCGTGAGCGACAACTACGACGCCCTTTCAGCCCGAAGAGTGTATAA
- a CDS encoding HAD family hydrolase: MKFNPIFFDLDGTITDSAQGIIRAVQYALEAFNISASEESLIPFIGPPLRDSFAQFFPGDTEKLEQVVAKYREYYGEQGIFEARLYDGIADLLCQLAEKGHILALATSKPESFAVRIIEHFDLTRYFTCIAGAQLKGTRTDKPAVLRYACQTLGITPSEACLMVGDRKYDVLGAHEVGMPCAAVLYGYGSEEELKKAGADQICRDVKALRKLLTGE; this comes from the coding sequence GTGAAATTTAACCCCATTTTTTTTGACCTTGACGGTACCATCACCGATTCGGCGCAGGGCATCATACGCGCGGTGCAGTATGCGCTGGAGGCTTTCAATATTTCCGCCTCGGAAGAAAGCCTGATTCCCTTTATCGGCCCGCCACTCCGGGATTCGTTCGCACAGTTTTTTCCCGGAGATACTGAAAAACTGGAACAGGTGGTCGCCAAGTACAGAGAATATTACGGGGAGCAGGGCATTTTTGAGGCTCGCCTGTATGACGGCATTGCAGATCTCTTGTGCCAACTGGCGGAAAAAGGGCACATTCTCGCCCTGGCAACGTCAAAGCCGGAATCCTTTGCCGTGCGCATCATAGAGCACTTTGACCTGACGCGCTATTTTACCTGCATTGCCGGGGCGCAACTCAAGGGAACGCGCACCGACAAACCCGCAGTCCTGCGTTATGCCTGCCAGACTCTCGGCATTACGCCGTCAGAAGCCTGCCTGATGGTTGGCGATCGCAAGTACGACGTGCTTGGAGCGCATGAAGTGGGCATGCCCTGCGCCGCCGTTTTATACGGCTACGGATCCGAAGAAGAACTGAAAAAGGCTGGCGCGGATCAGATATGCCGCGATGTGAAGGCGCTACGGAAGTTATTGACCGGAGAATGA